The proteins below are encoded in one region of Lagenorhynchus albirostris chromosome 7, mLagAlb1.1, whole genome shotgun sequence:
- the LOC132522697 gene encoding uncharacterized protein LOC132522697, with translation MGTTGRRPPLREPGLWAVLGRGTNRTWAAVGVGGASRFCPLSARKPSAVDPGEQPADSRHGPIGAVGGVACGPARQVAVARRSLQNKRRRIALATYHFTPEPRVGASRSDPAAARYSEEKLPPGKSRTRAWGAWPADLLASRPARAPAALGARPAGGIRVLAGRAGLRRREARPGPSLECFGRGARGGSSEQGSRRGSRGLSCQEGPGGGGGHLAR, from the exons ATGGGGACG ACGGGGCGGCGACCACCGCTCCGGGAGCCGGGGCTCTGGGCCGTGCTGGGGCGAGGGACAAACAGGACCTGGGCCGCCGTCGGGGTCGGCGGGGCGAGCCGCTTCTGCCCCCTCAGCGCCCGCAAACCGAGCGCCGTCGACCCCGGAGAGCAGCCCGCGGACTCGCGACACG GGCCAATAGGAGCGGTGGGGGGTGTGGCCTGTGGCCCGGCTCGTCAAGTTGCCGTGGCGCGGAGAAGTCTGCAAAACAAGAGACGGAGGATTGCGTTAGCGACATACCACTTCACGCCGGAGCCGCGGGTAGGAGCGTCGCGGTCGGACCCGGCCGCTGCGCGGTACTCTGAGGAAAAGCTACCGCCAGGCAAGAGCCGGACCCGGGCCTGGGGTGCGTGGCCGGCCGACCTCCTTGCCTCACGGCCGGCCCGGGCGCCTGCGGCTCTCGGGGCTCGCCCCGCCGGCGGAATCCGGGTGCTGGCCGGGCGGGCCGGACTGCGGAGGCGGGAAGCTCGTCCGGGCCCGTCTCTGGAGTGTTTTGGACGCGGGGCGCGAGGCGGCAGCTCGGAGCAGGGCTCGCGGCGTGGAAGCCGGGGGCTTTCCTGTCAGGAAGGGCCGGGCGGGGGTGGCgg GCACCTCGCCCGCTAG
- the HMGB2 gene encoding high mobility group protein B2 — MGKGDPNKPRGKMSSYAFFVQTCREEHKKKHPDSSVNFAEFSKKCSERWKTMSAKEKSKFEDMAKSDKARYDREMKNYVPPKGDKKGKKKDPNAPKRPPSAFFLFCSEHRPKIKSEHPGLSIGDTAKKLGEMWSEQSAKDKQPYEQKAAKLKEKYEKDIAAYRAKGKSEAGKKGPGRPTGSKKKNEPEDEEEEEEEEDEDEEEEDEDEE, encoded by the exons ATGGGGAAGGGCGACCCCAACAAGCCGCGGGGCAAGATGTCCTCGTACGCCTTCTTCGTGCAGACCTGCCGGGAGGAGCACAAGAAGAAACACCCCGATTCCTCGGTCAACTTCGCCGAGTTCTCCAAGAAATGTTCCGAGAGATGGAAG ACCATGTCTGCCAAGGAAAAATCCAAGTTTGAAGATATGGCAAAAAGTGACAAAGCTCGCTATGACAGGGAGATGAAGAATTATGTTCCTCCCAAAGGTgacaaaaagggaaagaaaaaagatcccAATGCGCCTAAAAGGCCTcc ATCTGCCTTCTTCCTCTTTTGCTCCGAACATCGCCCAAAGATCAAGAGCGAGCACCCTGGCTTATCCATTGGCGATACTGCCAAAAAATTGGGTGAAATGTGGTCTGAGCAGTCAGCCAAAGACAAACAACCCTATGAACAGAAAGCAGCTAAGCTAAAGGAGAAGTATGAAAAG GATATTGCCGCATACCGTGCCAAGGGCAAGAGTGAAGCGGGAAAGAAGGGCCCTGGCAGGCCAACAGGCTCCAAGAAGAAGAATGAACCAGaagatgaggaagaggaagaggaggaagaggatgaagatgaggaggaagaggatgaagaTGAGGAATGA